The region TGGAGGCGGAGTACCTGCGGTACGGCATCGGGCGGGGGGAGTTCGATGTGCTCGGCACATTGCGGAGGGCGGGGGAGCCCTACACCCTGTCGCCGCGGGAGCTGTCCGCGACGCTGATGCTCACCACCGGCGGGATGACGGGGCGGCTCGACAAGCTGGAGCGCGCCGGGCTCCTGGTACGCGCCCCCGACCCGCACGACCGGCGCGGACTGCGGGTGACGCTCACCGAGCGGGGGATCGCCGTCGTCGACGAGGCGCTGGTCGCCGGACTCGCCGTCCAGCGGGCGGCACTGGCCGCGCTGGACCCGGGGGAGGCGGAGGCGCTGGCCGCGCTATTGCGGCGGCTGCTGGCGGCGTCGCTTTAGGGGTTTCCGGGGGGCCACTTGCGGTGGCGCCGCTGTTTCCCCGGCGCTGTGGTCGCGCGCACGGCTTCGCCCCAGCGCTTCCCCGGGCGGCTGCCTCCTGCGGCGGTGTTCGCACATACAGTGCGGCCGGTCGCGCAGTTCCTCGCGCCCCTGACGCGCTGCACCTTGCGGGGCCTTTTGGAGCAGCGCAGAGCCGCGCAGGGGCGGGGGAGCGTGCCCGGCGCGAAGCGGGCACCGGCTGCGCAGCCGGTGCCCGGGAGACAAAGGGTGTCAGCCCTGCTGCTGCTTGCGGGTCTTGTCCGTGACCATGACGAGGCCGGCGATGACGCCGAAGAGCACCAGCGGGATCGCGACGAAGAGGCCCAGGGTCTGGATGACGCTCAGACCGGAACCCGGGTCGTCACCGTCATCGCGCGTGAGCGCGAACGCCGGGGACGACAGCAGCAGCATCACGGTGGTGGCCGCAGTGACCACGCCGGCGCGCATGACCTTCTTGTTGAGCTTCTTGTCCACGTGGCCAATGTAGTGACCGGCCCCGGCGGTCGCGCGCCCGGGGGTGCTTTAGGGCGCGCCGTCCGGGTGGAGGGCGCGGCGGACCTCGTCGGCGAGCGCGTGCAGGCGCGGGGACGCGGCAAGCTGTTCGAGGGTGAGCGGGGCGCCGTCCGGGCCGGCGACGGGGAGCCGCCAGTTCGGGTACTGGTCCCAGGTGCCCGGGAGATTCTGCGGGCGGCGGTCCCCGACACCGTCGGGGAGCCAGACGCCGACCATCCGGGCGGGCGTCGCAGCCAGGAAGCGGTGGACGGCCCTGACCACGGCCTCCTCGTCGGCCGCGCCCTCGGGGAGCAGGCCGAGCCGGCCCAGCAGGGCGATCCACTCGGCGACCTCAGCGGCGTCCTCGGCCTCCTCCTGCTCCAGGGGACGGGTGAGCAGGCCGAGCCGGTGCCGCAGTTCGACGTGCTCGCCGGTGAGCCGGGCCGCGGTGCTCGGCAGGTCGTGGGTGGTCGCGGTGGCGAGGCAGTCCTCGCGCCAGGCGCTCGGCGGCAGCGGACGGCGGTCGGCGTGCTCGCCCTCGTAATCGCGTTCGAACCACAGCACGGACGTGCCGAGGATGCCGCGGTCGGCGAGCTGCCGGCGTACCCCGGGCTCGACCGTGCCCAGGTCCTCGCCGATGACGACGGCGCCGGCCTCGTACGCCTCCAGGGCCAGCAGCCCGAGCATCGCCTCCGCGTCGTAGCGCACATACGTGCCCTCGGTGGGCGGGCGGCCCTCGGGCACCCACCACAGCCGGAACAGGCCCATCACATGGTCGATCCGCAGCCCGCCCGCGTGCCGCAGCATCCGGGCGATCAGGTCGCGGTAGGGGGCGTAGCCGGTGGCGGCGAGGGCGTCGGGGCGCCAGGGCGGCAGGCCCCAGTCCTGGCCGCGGGCGTTGAAGGCGTCCGGCGGCGCCCCGGTGGACATGCCGCTGGCCAGCACGTCCTGCATCGACCAGGCGTCGGAGCCTGCCGGGTGCACGCCGACCGCGAGGTCGTGCACCACGCCGACCGGCATCCCGGCGTCGCGGGCGGCCCGCTGCGCGACGGCCAGCTGGCTGTCCGTCAGCCAGCTCAGCCAGCAGTGGAAGTCGACCCGGTCGAGGTGCTCGCTGCGGACCCTGGCCACCTGCGGCGAGCGCGGCTCGCGCAGCCCGGCGGGCCACTTGTGCCAGTCGGGGCCGTGCAGTTCGGCCAGCGTCGACCAGGTGGCGTGGTCGTCGAGCGCCTGGCCCTGCGCGGCCAGGAAATCGGCGTAGGCGGCCTGCCTGCCGGGGCTGAGCGGCACCTCCCGCAGCAGCTCCAGCGCCTGCGCCTTCAGCTCCCAGACCGCGTCCCGGTCGATGAGCATGCCCTTGAGCAGCACATTGTCCCGCAGGGCCGCGGCCTTGACCAGCAGCCGCTCGGCCTGCTCGCGGGCGTCCCTGGACAGGTACGCGTATTCGGGGACCTCCTCGATCCGCAGATAGACCGGGTCGGGGAAGCGCCGCGAGGAGGGGCGGTACGGCGACGGGTCGGTGGGGCGGCCGGGGACAGCCGCGTGCAGCGGGTTGATCTGGATGAAGCCGGCGCCCAGCGCCCGCCCCGACCAGGCCGCGAGATCCGCCAGGTCGCCGAGGTCGCCCATGCCCCAGGAACGCCGGGACAGCGTCGAATACAGCTGCGCCATGAAGCCGAACGCCCGGCCGGGCGGCCCGGCCAGCCGTGCGGGCGCCACCACCAGGTCGCCCCTGGCGGTCCTGCCGTCCGGCGCGACCGCCCGCAGGCCGTAACGCCCCGGTTCCTCCGGCACGCCGAGGAGGCGCTCGCCCGCCGTGGTCTCGACGGTGACCTCGGCGCCCTCGGGCGGGCCGGTCAGCGGCTGCCCGGCGCGCAGCACCGTGCAGGGCGCCAGCAGGCGGTGGGAAGCGCGCAGCTCGTACGCGGCCAGCGCGTCCTTCACCGCGCAGGGGGTGGACGCGTCCACGCCCAGGGCGGCGAGCACCGCCACCACCGTCTCCTCCGAGACCTTGACCTCCTGCCCTGGTGCCGGGCGGTACGTCACATCCACGCCGTGCAGCGCCGCCAGCCGTGCCCGGTCCATCAGGCCTCCGTCTTTCTTCCGGTTTCCTCCGGTCGATCCCAGAGCCCTACCCCCTCCGGGGGGTGCCAACCCGGTGCACCCGGTGAGGGTGGGGTTCTCCCCACCATCGGGAGGCCGGTGAACGCCATGGTTCACCCGGTCGGCGCTCCGTAGCGTCGTGGACATGGCTACAACAGGCACATTCGCTGTGGAGCTCCGCTCCCTGACCCGCACCTATGGCCGCGGCGAAGCGGCCGTCCACGCGCTGCGCGGTATCGACCTCGCCCTGCCCCGCGGCAGCTTCACCGCCGTGATGGGGCCCTCGGGCTCGGGGAAGAGCACCTTTCTGCAATGTGCGGCGGGTCTGGATCGGCCGACCCGCGGCGAGGTGCTGCTCGGCGGCGAACCGATCACCGGCCTGAACGAGAACCGGCTGACCAAGCTGCGCCGCAGCCGGATCGGCTTCGTCTTCCAGTCCTTCAACCTGCTGCCCTCGCTGACCGTGCAGCAGAACGTGCTGCTGCCGCTGCGGCTGGCGGGCGAACGCCCCGACCGGCGCCGCGCGCAGGCGCTGCTGGCCGAGGTGGGCCTCGAAGGCCACGGGCGGCGCCGCCCCGGGCAGCTCTCCGGCGGGCAGCAGCAGCGGGTCGCCATCGCCCGCGCGCTGATCACCCGGCCCGAGGTGATCTTCGCCGACGAGCCGACCGGCGCGCTCGACACCGGCACCGCGCGTGACGTCCTCGGCCTGCTGCGACGGGCCGTCGACGCCCTGGACGCCACGGTGGTGATGGTGACGCACGACCCGGTCGCCGCCTCCCGCGCCGACCGGGTCCTCTTCCTGGCCGACGGCCTGCTCGCCGGCGAAGTCCACGCCCCGACCCCGACCGCTGTCGCCGACCGCATGGTCGCGCTGACCGCCCGCGGCCAGGGCGGCGGGCCGCTGGGAGCCGTGGCATGACCGCCGGCGCCGTCCCGGCGGCACCTTCCTGCGTCGCCGCTGAACCGCCGTACCTGGCGGCGCCGCAGACCGGCCCGGCCGTCCCGGCCGCCTTGTCCGTCCCGGCCGAGCCGGCCGTACCGCCGGGCCTGGCCGCGGGTTTCCGCGCTGCCGCGGATGCGGCTGAACGGCCGTGTCCGGTGGCGTCCGTGCCGGCCGACCTGTCCGAGCCGGCTGTTCGGCCGGGCCTGGCCGCGGGTTTCCGCGCTGCCGCGGATGCGGCTGAACGGCCGTGTCCGGTGGCGTCCGTGCCGGCCGACCTGTCCGAGCCGGCTGTTCGGCCGGGCCTGGCCGCGGGTTTCCGCGCCGCCGCGGATGCGGCTCAACGGCCGCACCTGGTGGCGTGCGTGCCGGTCGACCTGTCCGCCGTGTCGAAGCCGGCCGCCCTGTCCGCGGGTTTCCGCGCTGCCGCGGATGCGGCTCAACGGCCGCACCTGGTGGCGTGCGTGCCGGCCGACCTGTCCGCCGTGCCGAAGCCGGCCGCCCTGTCCGCGGGTTTCCACGCCGCCGTGGACCTCGTTGAACCGCCGCTCCTGGTGGCGTCCGTCCCCCTGGGAGGGGGTTTCGTATGAACGGCCTGGCCCGTGCGTCCGTACGGTTTCGGCCCGCGTCGTTCGTCGGGACCTTTGTCGCGCTGCTGTTCGCCGCGGCAATTGTCACGGCGTGCGGCACGCTGCTCCAGACCGGACTGACCGCCCGTGTGGCGCCGGTACGGTACGCCCATGTGCCGGTCGTCGTGGCGCCCGACCCCGACGCGCGGATCACCGTCGGGCACGGCGACGACGCCGACACCGAGGCCGACCCCCTCACCGACACGGCGCGGCTGCCCGCCGCCCTTGCCGCGCGTATTGCCGCGGAGCCGGGCGTGGCCGCCGCCGTACCCGATATCGCCTTCCCTGTGCTGGGCGACCGGCTGCCCGCGCTGACCGGGCGCAACTGGGACGCGCGGGCCATCGACGGAGCCGCCGCCGTCCAGGGGCACGCGCCAGGCGCCGGCGAGGTCGTCCTCGACCCGGGCACCGCGCGGGCCGCGCACACCGGTGTCGGACGCACCGTCACCCTGACCGCGCCCGGCGGCACCGCGTCCTACCGGGTCGCGGGACTGACCGCGCCCGGCGCCGCCACCGCCTACTTCGCCGAGTCCGCCGCGCCCCGGCTGTCCGGCCACCCCGGGCTCGCCGACGCCATCGCCGTCCTGCCCCGCCCCGGTGTCGGCACCGCACAGGCCGCCGAACAGGCGCGGCACGCCGTCGGAGGCGCCGCGGACGTACGCACCGGGGACGGCCGCGGCGCCGCGGAGCAGCCGCGGCTCGCCGGGGCCAAGGAGATGCTCACCGCGATCGGCGGGTCGTTCGGCGGTATCGCCACCGCCACCGCGGTCTTCGTCGTCATGGGGACCGTCGCGCTCGCCATCGGCCAGCGCGGCAGGGAGATCGCGCTGCTGCGCGCGATCGGCGCGACCCCGCGGCAGATCCGCCGCACCGTCGCCACCGAGGCGCTGCTGGTCGCCCCGCTCGCCGGGCTGGCCGGCATCCTGCCCGGCA is a window of Streptomyces sp. NBC_01477 DNA encoding:
- a CDS encoding MarR family winged helix-turn-helix transcriptional regulator, which encodes MEADAVDAITEQWAAQRPELDTLAMAVFGRVYRVARAMGDRMEAEYLRYGIGRGEFDVLGTLRRAGEPYTLSPRELSATLMLTTGGMTGRLDKLERAGLLVRAPDPHDRRGLRVTLTERGIAVVDEALVAGLAVQRAALAALDPGEAEALAALLRRLLAASL
- the malQ gene encoding 4-alpha-glucanotransferase produces the protein MDRARLAALHGVDVTYRPAPGQEVKVSEETVVAVLAALGVDASTPCAVKDALAAYELRASHRLLAPCTVLRAGQPLTGPPEGAEVTVETTAGERLLGVPEEPGRYGLRAVAPDGRTARGDLVVAPARLAGPPGRAFGFMAQLYSTLSRRSWGMGDLGDLADLAAWSGRALGAGFIQINPLHAAVPGRPTDPSPYRPSSRRFPDPVYLRIEEVPEYAYLSRDAREQAERLLVKAAALRDNVLLKGMLIDRDAVWELKAQALELLREVPLSPGRQAAYADFLAAQGQALDDHATWSTLAELHGPDWHKWPAGLREPRSPQVARVRSEHLDRVDFHCWLSWLTDSQLAVAQRAARDAGMPVGVVHDLAVGVHPAGSDAWSMQDVLASGMSTGAPPDAFNARGQDWGLPPWRPDALAATGYAPYRDLIARMLRHAGGLRIDHVMGLFRLWWVPEGRPPTEGTYVRYDAEAMLGLLALEAYEAGAVVIGEDLGTVEPGVRRQLADRGILGTSVLWFERDYEGEHADRRPLPPSAWREDCLATATTHDLPSTAARLTGEHVELRHRLGLLTRPLEQEEAEDAAEVAEWIALLGRLGLLPEGAADEEAVVRAVHRFLAATPARMVGVWLPDGVGDRRPQNLPGTWDQYPNWRLPVAGPDGAPLTLEQLAASPRLHALADEVRRALHPDGAP
- a CDS encoding ABC transporter ATP-binding protein encodes the protein MATTGTFAVELRSLTRTYGRGEAAVHALRGIDLALPRGSFTAVMGPSGSGKSTFLQCAAGLDRPTRGEVLLGGEPITGLNENRLTKLRRSRIGFVFQSFNLLPSLTVQQNVLLPLRLAGERPDRRRAQALLAEVGLEGHGRRRPGQLSGGQQQRVAIARALITRPEVIFADEPTGALDTGTARDVLGLLRRAVDALDATVVMVTHDPVAASRADRVLFLADGLLAGEVHAPTPTAVADRMVALTARGQGGGPLGAVA